The genomic region GTCGGTCGCGATCAGGCCGACCCGCGGCGCCTGCTTGACCAGCGCCATGCTGGTCGCGGCGATCGCCTCGTGGTCGACCAGCACCAGCACGCCCCGGCCGGTCAACCGCCGGCACAGCTCCTCGATCCCGACCTTGCCGGGCAGCTGCGGGTCGAGCACGACCACCTGCGGACGCAGCCGGACGGCGGCGAGCACGTCGTCCGACCGGTCCAGCGCGGCCAGCACGTCGAGATCGGACTCCCTGGACAGCACCGCGGCCAGTGCTCCACGCACCAACGTGCCGCGGTGCCCGAGGACCACTCGGATCACCGCACGCCCCCATCAATCGTTTGCCTCAACCACGGGCCCTCCCGGCCCGTGACTCGATCAACGAGCGAACGTGAGTTACGACACGCACGATTCCTCGCCGGTCCGCCCGGACAACCCCGTCGCCCACGCCGTCATCAGCGCTCGTCGCGAGCGTGGAAACCGTTCTGTTGTTGGGTTTTCGATGGCCGGAGGCAAGAAAAATTTCAGCCGAAGTTGGGCATACCCCTTGCGTTCGCGGCGCGGGTCACGCACGATGGCTCGGTCAACGCCGTTACCGGCGCGTGACCATTCGGACGCTGTCTCGTGACATCGCCCGAGTGCTTGTCCCCTGCACCCCTGGAGGGAGTGGTACCTCACCCAGACTGTGGAGCCCGGTACGGCCGCCGACAGCGGCCACGATCCGAGCCTCACGCACACAGGTGACGACCACCATCATCCCGCCGGCCGGCCCGCACTTCCGGCGCGCCGCGGGATTCTCGGGGAAAGTGCGCACGCGGCTGAATCGGCCGGGCTGGAGAAGTTCACCATGCCCAGCTCATGAGGAGCAGATTCTGATGTCCAAAGCTCGACATGCCCGACCCCGGCGAAGTACCCGCCGGATCGTCCGGACCCTCTCCATCGCCGGCCTCGGCGCCGGGATCACCGCCGTCGGCGCGGGCGCTGCTTTCGCGACCGACTACACGGTGAAGTCCGGCGACACCCTCTCCGAGATCGCCCAGGCCAACGGCACCGACTGGCACCAGCTGGCCGAGCTGAACGGTCTGGACAACCCGGACCTGATCCTGATCGGCCAGACGCTCAAGCTCGACGGCGTGAACAAGGCCGCCGTCACCGAGCGCCGGTCCACGGCCAAGACGGAGCGCAAGACCGAGCGCCGCAGTGAGCGCAAGGTCGAGGCCAGGAGCGAGCGCAAGACCGAGCGCAAGTCCGAGCGCAAGTCCGAGCGCAAGTCCGAGCGCAAGGCTCGTACCAGCCGGTCGGAGTCGACCCGCGGCGGAAACGGCGGCAGCGTCTCGATGAGCGCGGCCTGGCGCAAGGTCGCCCAGTGCGAGTCCGGCGGCAACCCGCGGGCGGTGAACCCGACGGGCAAGTACCACGGTCTTTTCCAGTTCGACCGGCAGACCTGGCGCAGCGTCGGTGGATCCGGCCTCCCCTCGAACGCCTCGGCCGCCGAGCAGCTGATGCGCGCGAAGAAGCTGTACTCGCAGCGCGGCGCGTCCCCGTGGCCGTCCTGCGGCCGCTTCCTGCGCTGACCCGCAGTCTGGTGAACGGTGGTGCCGGTCGCAGCCGGCACCACCTTCACGTGCAGGCCTCCCGTCGCACGCTCAGTGCGTGAGCACCAGCATCCGGTTGGCCCCGGCCTGGAACTCGTACGGCACCCGACGAATCTCCGCCTGAACACCGTCGAGCTGCTCGAGCAGCTCCGGCAGGTACTCCACCGGCTCCCCCGCACCCTGCTTGACCAGCGGGAAGACCCGCACCTCGGACCGCGCCACCCGGACCAGCTCGCGCAACGCCGCCAGATGCCAGTCCTGGTCGTACTTGTCGGCCCAGGTGAACAGCAGGTGCGAGCTGAGCACCAGCTCGAACCGCCGGTCCGGGAACGGCAGCTCCGGCAGGCTGCCCGGCACGTACCGCTCGGGCGCGACCGCGACGTCGGTCAGGAACCGGTCCGCCGCGTCGAGCCGCAGCTCGTCTTTGCGCTCCGGCGATCCGTACCAGTGCCAGACGAAGTTGCCCGCGTGCTCGTCCACGATGCCCGAGGTGGCCGGCAGGCTGCGCCGCACCGTGTCGACCAGCTCCGCCGCCGGCAGCTCGTACGCCGGGTCGACCGCGACCGCGTCGACGCCCCGGGCCGCCGCCTCGGCCGTGAACCCGGCGCCGCCGGCGCAGCAGTCCAGCACGGACTCGGGAAGGTCGGACAGATCGAACATCGCCTCGTACTCGGCGTACGAGCGGGATGTCACCAGCACGGATCTACCTCTCGACGGTGGTCCTGGTCAGCCGGCGGTCGAGAAGGGTGGCCCCGAACGCCAGAGCGAGGAACAGTAGCGCGACGAGCAGACAGTTCAGCAGGACCTGGGCGTAGCCGAGCTCGCCGACGTCGACGAACGGGTACGGGTAGAAGCCGACCAGCTCGCCGCGGACCAGCGTGAAGGCGAGCCACAGCAGGGGGAACGCGAGCGACCAGCCGACGATCTCGCGGTCGGTGCGGTCGCGCGGGCCGAACAGCAGCCAGCCCACGACGCCGAGCACCGGAGTGGCCGTGTGCAGCAGGAAGTTGGTGAGCGCGGCCGCACCGGACAACTCGTCCAGCCCGGCCAGCGCCACGTGGTAGACGATCCCGGTCACCGCGATGCAGAGCACACCGTTCAGCCGGAGCGTCCGGAACACCGTGGAGTCGGAGGCGGCGCCGAGCGCGAGCAGCAGCGTGGTGCCACCGAGCAGCAGGTTCGACTGGATCGTGAAGAAGGCGAAGACGTTGAGCACCCGGTCGGGATTGTCCGGGAAGAAGCCTTCGGTCGTGGTCGCCGTGACGACCAGTTGCACGATGATGCCGATCGCCACGACCGCAGCCGTCACCGCGAACCAGAGCCGCCCCGCACCGAACTTGGTCATGACCGCAATCTACGGTGCGGGAGCGGAGCCGGCCGGGAGCGGCGAGGCGGAACACTCAGGCCTCGACCCGGTCCTGCTTGCTGTCGGCGTCCTCGTCCACGTCGTCGCCGTAGCTGAACGAGATGAAACCGTCGATCACCAGCACGATCGTCCAGGTCCAGGCCGGACCGAGCAGCGCGTCGTACCCTTCGCCGGACAGCAGGCCGAGGCCGATCATGATCGCGCAGGCCACGGCGTACGAGGTGAGGTGGCGGTACCAGCCCTGCCGCTCCCAGCGGGCCTTCTCCCGGGTCCCCTTGCGTGGCTTGTACGGCCGCGGCCCGCCGGCGAACTTGTGCGCCGCCCAGCCGTCCGCCCACTGCAGCGTGCGGTGGCCGAAGCCGACACTGACGCCGATGAAGATCGCGGCCAGCGAGTGCTTGAACGACGGCTCACCACCGGTGCGGATGTCGATCACGCTGGCGACCAGCATCACGACGTCCACCAGCGGCACCATCACGAGCAGCGCCATGCCCAGCTTCGGCAGCCGGAACAGGTAGCGCGTCGTCAGGCCGGCGGCGAGCAGGACCCAGAAGCCGATCTCGCACGCGGCGATGACAGCCAGCAGCACGGCGTCCACCCTTTCTTTTTTGATACGACTGTGTTGACAAGAACCACGGTAACACAGGAGTGCTAAAAAGGGCGGGTGCCGAAAATCGTCGATCACGAAGCCCGCCGCGAGGAGATCGCCCAGGCGCTGTGGCGGGTGGTCCGTCGCGACGGCATCCGCTCCGCCTCGGTCCGCACCGTCGCCGCCGAGGCCGGCTGGTCCGCCGGCGCGGTCCGCTACTACTTCCCCGACCAGGACGGCCTGATCAGCTTCGCGATGGACCTGGTCTCCCGCCGGGTGCACGACCGGATCGCCGCGCTGAGGGTGACCGGCAGCGCGACCGAGATGGCTCTGCGGTACCTGGAGGAAGTGATCCCGCTCGACCCCGAGCGGCTGGCCGAGTTCGACGTGTGGCTGTCGTTCATCGCCCAGGCCCAGGCCGAGACCGGCGCCGGTGGGCTGCGTGAGCATCTTGCGCCGTCCACCGAGGGCCTGCGCCGGCTGTGCCTGTCGATGCTCAGCGAGCTGGCCCGGGACGGCGCTCTGCGCAAGGATCTCGACCTCGACCTGGAAGCCGAGCGGTTGCACGCGCTGATCGACGGGATCTCCCTGCACGTGGCGGTCCAGCCCGAGGTGACCACCGCCGATCGCGCTCGGCAGGTGGTGGCCGCGCACCTGGACTCCCTGCAGCGCTGACCGCCGCAACCGCTGGCAGACTCCGGACAATCCGCCCGCGAGACCTGACGGAACCTCCGGTCCGCATGGCACGATCCACCCCATGGAGACCGAGGGCGTGATCGTCGTCAGCGGGATCACGGCGGCGGGAAAGTCGACGGTCTCCCAACTGCTCGCCGAGCGCTTCCAGTACGGCGTCCACCTGCGCGGCGAGGTGTTTCGCCGGATGATCGTCAGCGGCCAGGCCTCGGCCGACGCGGAGAACGGCGCCGAGGCGCAGAAACAGCTGAAACTGCGGTACCGGCTGGCCTGCCAGGCGGCCGACGGCTACGCCCAGGCCGGCTTCACGGTGGTCCTGCAGGACGTGGTGATCGGCGAACTGCTGCGCGAGTTCCTGGACGGCATCCGGAGCCGGCCGCGCTACCTGGTCGTGCTGACGCCCCGGCCGGACGTCATCGCACGCCGGCTCGGCGGCCTGTCGGTGGACGAGCTCGACTACGAGCTGCACGCCTTCACCCCACGCCGAGGTCTCTGGCTGGACAACTCCGACCTGTCCCCGCCCGAGACCGTCGACGCCATCCTGGGCCGGCTGGACGAGGCGCGGTTCGACTAGTCGCCGTGCCTACCTGGCGGTAGCTTGGCTGGATGGCAGCCACCGTGCGCAGGACCTCGTGCAATCTGTGTGAAGCCATCTGCGGCGTACTCGTCACCGTCGACGACGGCCGGGTCACCGACATCCGCGGCGACGAGTCCGACCCGTTGTCGCGCGGGCACATCTGCCCGAAGGCCGTGGCCCTCCAGGACCTGCAGGACGACCCGGACCGGCTGACCACCCCGGTCCGCCGTACGCCGGACGGCTGGCAGGAGATCGGCTGGGACGAGGCCACGGCGTACGTCGCCGCGCGACTGACCGCGATCCAGCAGGAGCACGGCAGGAACGCGGTCGGCGTCTACCTCGGCAATCCCAACGTGCACAGCCTCGGCGCGATGACGCACATGCCGACAGCCGTGCGGTTGCTGCGGACCCGCAACCGGTTCAGCGCCACCTCGGTCGACCAGTTGCCGCACATGCTCGCGTGCCACCTGCTCTACGGCCACCAGCTGATGGTCCCGGTCGCCGACATCGACCGGACGGCGTACCTGTTGATGCTCGGCGCGAACCCGCTGGCCTCCAACGGCAGCATGATGACCGCGCCCGGGTTCGGCCGGCGGCTCAAGGAGGTCCGCCGCCGCGGCGGCCGGGTGGTGGTGATCGATCCGCGCCGGACCGAGACGGCGGCCGTCGCCGACGAGCACCACTTCGTCCGGCCCGGCACCGACGCGGCGTTCCTGCTGGCCCTGATCCACCAGGTGATCGCGGACGGCAACGCCCGGCCGGCCGACTACGTGGACGGACTGGACCAGGTGACCGCCGCGGTCGCGGAGTGGACGCCGGAGCGGGCCGCGGCGGCGACCGGGATCGACGCCGCGGTGATCCGCCGGATCGCGGCCGAGTTCGGTACCGCGGACCGGGCCGCCTGCTACGGCCGGGTCGGGGTGTCGACGCAGCAGTTCGGGGCGGTCTGCCAGTGGGCCGTGCAGGTGCTCAACATCATCACCGGCAACCTCGACCGGCCCGGCGGCACGATGATCCCGCGACCGGCCGTCGACACTCTGCGTGGAATCGGGCGCGGCCACTTCGGGGTGTGGACGAGCCGGGTGCGAGGTTTGCCCGAGTTCGGCGGCGAACTGCCCGCGGCCGCGATGGCCGAGGAGATCCGGACCCCGGGCGACGGCCGGATCCGGGCGATGGTGACAATCGCCGGCAACCCGGTGCTGTCCACGCCGAGCGGCCGCCGGCTGGACGAGGCCCTGGCCACGCTGGACTTCATGGTCGCCGTCGACCCCTACATCAACGAGACCACCCGGCACGCGGACGTGATCCTGCCGCCGACCCCGCCGTTGGAGCGCGACCACTACGACCTGGCCTTCCACCAGCTGGCGGTCCGGAACACCGCCCGCTGGAACGACGCCGTGCTGCCCCGGCCGGCCCACGCCCGGCACGACTGGGAGATTTTCCGCGACCTGGGACTGGCCCTGCTCCGCCGTACGCCGATGAGCCGGCGCAAGCTGCTCGCCACGGCGCGGCTGCGGCTCACCCCGCGACGGATCGTCGACGCCGGGCTGCGGATCGGGCCCTACCGGCTGTCGGTGCGAAAGCTCCGGAAGTCCCCGGGCGGGATCGACCTCGGTCCGCTGCAACCCGCACTGCCGCAGGCATTGCGGACGCGCGACAGGCGGATCGACCTCGCCCAGCCGATGCTGCTCGACGACCTGCCCCGGGTGCAGCAGTCGTTGCTTGCTTTGAGCAACGAGGATGACCTGTTGCTGATCGGGCGCCGGCACTTGCGCAGCAACAACTCGTGGATGCACAACTCGGCTCGGCTGGTGAAGGGCAAGCCACGGCACCAGCTGCTGATGAACCCGACGGACCTGGCGCACCGCGAGCTGGTCGACGGCCAGCTGGTGGAGGTCACCTCCGCGGTCGGCTCGGTCGCGGTCGAGGTTGCCGCAAGCAACGACATGATGCCGGGCGTGGTCAGCCTGCCGCACGGCTTCGGCCACGGCCGGGCCGGGGCGCGGCTGACCGTGGCCAACCAGGTGTCCGGCGTCTCGGCCAACGACCTCACCGACGACGCATTCACCGACACCCTGTCCGGTACGGCGGCGCTCAACGGCGTACCGGTGCAGGTGACCGCCGCCAACCGGTGATCCACGCCGGGACCTCGAGCAGGTTCGCGGCACGTCGCACAGGATCGCGGGACCGCGTGCAGGACCGCGTGCAGGATCGCGGGACCGCGTGCAGGATCGCGGGACCGCGGACAGGCTATGCCCTGTTCAAGGTGCCGACTTCCTGGGCGCGGCGTCCGGGTGCGGCCGAGCTGTCGCGGACGATCAGCAGCGGGGTGGAGTAGAGATGCGCCTCGGGCGGCGCGCCGTCGAGCACGCCGAACAGGCGGCGGGCGACCTCCGCGCCGTACGCGACGATGTTGTGGCTCATCGCGGTCAGCGGCGGATGGGTCAGCCGGCACAGCGCCGAGTCGTCCCAGGCGACCAGCGTGACGTCGTCGGGTGATCGCAACCCCAGGCCGTTGACCACCGAGAGCCCGGCGACCGCCATCAGGTCGTTGTCGTAGATGATCGCGGTCGGGCGGTCGTCGGCGGTCAGCAACCGCCGGGTCGCCGCGGCACCCTGCTCGCCGGAGAAGTCGGTGTGCAGCACCTGCAGGTCGAGCCCCAGCCGGCGGCCGACCGCGGCGAAGGCCTGGTCCCGGATCCACACGTGCCCGTGCTCGGGCGGCCCCGCGACGCGCGCGATCGACCGGTGGCCGAGCGACACGACGTGCTCCACCGCGGCATTCATCGCGGACCGGCCGTCGGTCCAGACAGACGTCAGCCCGTCGGCCAGCGCGGGGTCGCCGACCACCACCGCGGGCAGTTCGAGCTTGCGCAGCAAGGGAATCCGAGGGTCGTCGACGCGCAGGTCGACCACGATCACCCCGTCCACCCGCCGCTCGGCGGCCCACTTCCGGTACGTCGCCATCTCGTCGGCCAGGTCGGGCACGACCTGCAGGGCCAGCGCGTACGACTTCTCGCTCAGCACGGACTCCACACCGCCGACGAAGCCCATGTAGAAAGGCTCCTCGCTGAGCGTCTTCGCGGTCCTGGCCAGCACCAGGCCGAAGGTCTCACTGCGCGCCGCCGACAGCTGGCGGGCGGCCCGGTTGGGCATCCACTCCAGCTCCTCGGCGACCTTGAGCACGCGCGCCCGGGTGGCCTCGGAGACCCCCGGCTGGTTGTTCAGCGCGTACGACACCGCTCCCTTGGAGACGCCCGCCCGTCGGGCGATCTCCTTGATGGTCACACGGGCCACGATCGGCCTCCTTCGAACGGGCGGTCCGAACCGGGACGGGCGGTCCGGCAGGCACTCATTGTGCGCCGCCCCCCACTGTCTGTCTGCAGGTAAACGCTCTCCCTCACCCACAGCAACCATTTGATCAAACCCACCTCGTGCACGGCCCAGCCACCGATCGCGCCGGTTTCCGGCCGGTCCGTGCACAAGGTTGCGGAACGGAGGTCGGGAAGCGGTTGCCGGGGACGTGTTCGGAGGGTGGTTGCACTCTGGTCCGGGCGGGCAAGGTGGGATAGTCTGCCGGTCGGTACTTAACCGGTTCGGTCAACCGAGGCCGGGTCTTCTTTGGGCAGCGGAGAAGCTCCGGCGACGAGGAGAGAAGAATGGTCGCAGTGGACAACCTGTCCCTCCAGCTCTACACCGTGCGGCACAAGCTGGAGGAGGACTTCGACGCCACGCTGGCCCGGATCGCGGAGATCGGCTACACGAAGGTCGAGCCGTTCGGTCTGGTCAATCTGGCCCCGCAGCTCGCCGAAGCGCTGCCCAAGTACGGTCTGTCGGCGCCGAGCACGCACGCCGGCCTGCTCCGCGAGGACAGCGGCCCGATCTTCGAGGCCGCCCAGCAGCTGGGCATCGGCACCGTCATCGACCCGTTCGTCGAGCCCGCGCGCTGGCAGTCCGCGGACGACATCAAGGCGACCGCGGAGGCGCTGAACAAGGCGGCTGCCGAGGGCGCCGAGCACGGCATCGCCGTCGGCTACCACAACCACCACTTCGAGCTGGAGTCGGTGATCGACGGCGTGCACGGCCTGGAGATCCTGGTCGCGCACCTGTCCGACGAGGTCATTCTCGAGGTCGACACGTACTGGGCCGCCGTCGGTGGCGCCGACGTGCCCGCGCTGCTCGGCCGGCTTGGTGACCGGGTGAAGGCGCTGCACGTCAAGGACGGCGACGGCACCCTGGACAACAAGGCGCAGGTCGCGGTCGGCGACGGCACCATCGCAGTGCAGGACATCCTGGCCGCGGCGCCCACCGCGCTGCGCGTCGTCGAGCTGGACGACTTCAGCGGCGAGATCTTCGACGCCGTCGAGGGCAGCTTCCGCTACCTCACCGGGCAGGATTTCGCATGAGCGCGGTCGGCGTAGGCGTGATCGGCGCCGGGGTGATCTCCGACGCCTACATCAAGAGCATGCAGAGCTTCCCCGACCTCAGCGTCGTCGCGATCGGCGACCTGCGGCCGGAGGCAGCCAAAGAGAAGGCCGAGCAGTACGGCATCCCCGCCCACGGCGGACCCGAGGCCGTGCTGAACAACGCCGACGTCGAGATCGTGGTCAACCTGACCATTCCGATCGCGCACGTCGAGGTCGCGCTGGCCGCGATCGCCGCCGGCAAGCACGTGTGGAGCGAGAAGCCGTTCTCGCTCGACCAGGAGAGCGGGCTGAAGCTGCTGTCCACCGCCCAGGACGCGGGACTGCGGCTGGGCTGCGCGCCGGACACCATTCTCGGTCCCGGCCTGCAGACCGCACGCCGGATCATCGAGAAGGGTGACATCGGGCAGCCGCTCACCGCGCTGACCCTGATGCAGTCGCCCGGCCCGGAGTCCTGGCACCCGAACCCGGCGTTCCTGTTCCAGGAGGGCGCCGGCCCACTGTGGGACATCGGCCCGTACTACCTGACCACGCTGGTGCAGCTGTTCGGCCCGGTCGCGGCCGTCGCCGGGCTCGGCTCGAAGTCGCGGGACAAGCGCACGATCGGCTCCGGCCCGCTGGCCGGCACCGAGTTCGACGTCACCGTGCCGACGCACGTCAGCGCGATCGCACGGTTCGAGTCCGGTCAGTCGTCGCAGAGCATCTTCAGCTTCGACTCCCCGCTGCCGCGGGCCGGGTTCGTCGAGATCACCGGTTCCGAGGCGACGCTGGCCCTGCCGGACCCGAACCGCTTCGACGGTGAGCTCAAGGTCCGCCGCCGCGACGGCGAGGACTGGGAGTCGGTCGCGACCACCGAGGCCACCGCCGAGCGGGGTACCGGAGTTCTGGAGATGGCGCGGGCGATCCGGGCCGACCGGCCGCACCGGGCCACCGGCGCGCTGGCCTTCCACGTCGTCGACGTGATGGCCTCGATCACCGACTCGATCGAGTCCGGCACGTTCGTCGACGTGACCA from Kribbella flavida DSM 17836 harbors:
- a CDS encoding transglycosylase family protein; its protein translation is MSKARHARPRRSTRRIVRTLSIAGLGAGITAVGAGAAFATDYTVKSGDTLSEIAQANGTDWHQLAELNGLDNPDLILIGQTLKLDGVNKAAVTERRSTAKTERKTERRSERKVEARSERKTERKSERKSERKSERKARTSRSESTRGGNGGSVSMSAAWRKVAQCESGGNPRAVNPTGKYHGLFQFDRQTWRSVGGSGLPSNASAAEQLMRAKKLYSQRGASPWPSCGRFLR
- a CDS encoding AAA family ATPase produces the protein METEGVIVVSGITAAGKSTVSQLLAERFQYGVHLRGEVFRRMIVSGQASADAENGAEAQKQLKLRYRLACQAADGYAQAGFTVVLQDVVIGELLREFLDGIRSRPRYLVVLTPRPDVIARRLGGLSVDELDYELHAFTPRRGLWLDNSDLSPPETVDAILGRLDEARFD
- a CDS encoding 2TM domain-containing protein, with the translated sequence MLLAVIAACEIGFWVLLAAGLTTRYLFRLPKLGMALLVMVPLVDVVMLVASVIDIRTGGEPSFKHSLAAIFIGVSVGFGHRTLQWADGWAAHKFAGGPRPYKPRKGTREKARWERQGWYRHLTSYAVACAIMIGLGLLSGEGYDALLGPAWTWTIVLVIDGFISFSYGDDVDEDADSKQDRVEA
- a CDS encoding molybdopterin-dependent oxidoreductase; the encoded protein is MAATVRRTSCNLCEAICGVLVTVDDGRVTDIRGDESDPLSRGHICPKAVALQDLQDDPDRLTTPVRRTPDGWQEIGWDEATAYVAARLTAIQQEHGRNAVGVYLGNPNVHSLGAMTHMPTAVRLLRTRNRFSATSVDQLPHMLACHLLYGHQLMVPVADIDRTAYLLMLGANPLASNGSMMTAPGFGRRLKEVRRRGGRVVVIDPRRTETAAVADEHHFVRPGTDAAFLLALIHQVIADGNARPADYVDGLDQVTAAVAEWTPERAAAATGIDAAVIRRIAAEFGTADRAACYGRVGVSTQQFGAVCQWAVQVLNIITGNLDRPGGTMIPRPAVDTLRGIGRGHFGVWTSRVRGLPEFGGELPAAAMAEEIRTPGDGRIRAMVTIAGNPVLSTPSGRRLDEALATLDFMVAVDPYINETTRHADVILPPTPPLERDHYDLAFHQLAVRNTARWNDAVLPRPAHARHDWEIFRDLGLALLRRTPMSRRKLLATARLRLTPRRIVDAGLRIGPYRLSVRKLRKSPGGIDLGPLQPALPQALRTRDRRIDLAQPMLLDDLPRVQQSLLALSNEDDLLLIGRRHLRSNNSWMHNSARLVKGKPRHQLLMNPTDLAHRELVDGQLVEVTSAVGSVAVEVAASNDMMPGVVSLPHGFGHGRAGARLTVANQVSGVSANDLTDDAFTDTLSGTAALNGVPVQVTAANR
- a CDS encoding LacI family DNA-binding transcriptional regulator — translated: MARVTIKEIARRAGVSKGAVSYALNNQPGVSEATRARVLKVAEELEWMPNRAARQLSAARSETFGLVLARTAKTLSEEPFYMGFVGGVESVLSEKSYALALQVVPDLADEMATYRKWAAERRVDGVIVVDLRVDDPRIPLLRKLELPAVVVGDPALADGLTSVWTDGRSAMNAAVEHVVSLGHRSIARVAGPPEHGHVWIRDQAFAAVGRRLGLDLQVLHTDFSGEQGAAATRRLLTADDRPTAIIYDNDLMAVAGLSVVNGLGLRSPDDVTLVAWDDSALCRLTHPPLTAMSHNIVAYGAEVARRLFGVLDGAPPEAHLYSTPLLIVRDSSAAPGRRAQEVGTLNRA
- a CDS encoding DNA-binding response regulator, with amino-acid sequence MIRVVLGHRGTLVRGALAAVLSRESDLDVLAALDRSDDVLAAVRLRPQVVVLDPQLPGKVGIEELCRRLTGRGVLVLVDHEAIAATSMALVKQAPRVGLIATDATTDQLVEAVRDVAKGLPVVDVRLAVAALRAGDNPLTDRECEVLRQVTTGATAQEIARTLSLSAGTVRNYLSRILTKTGARSRIEAIRKAQDAGWI
- a CDS encoding TetR/AcrR family transcriptional regulator, whose translation is MPKIVDHEARREEIAQALWRVVRRDGIRSASVRTVAAEAGWSAGAVRYYFPDQDGLISFAMDLVSRRVHDRIAALRVTGSATEMALRYLEEVIPLDPERLAEFDVWLSFIAQAQAETGAGGLREHLAPSTEGLRRLCLSMLSELARDGALRKDLDLDLEAERLHALIDGISLHVAVQPEVTTADRARQVVAAHLDSLQR
- a CDS encoding class I SAM-dependent methyltransferase — its product is MLVTSRSYAEYEAMFDLSDLPESVLDCCAGGAGFTAEAAARGVDAVAVDPAYELPAAELVDTVRRSLPATSGIVDEHAGNFVWHWYGSPERKDELRLDAADRFLTDVAVAPERYVPGSLPELPFPDRRFELVLSSHLLFTWADKYDQDWHLAALRELVRVARSEVRVFPLVKQGAGEPVEYLPELLEQLDGVQAEIRRVPYEFQAGANRMLVLTH
- a CDS encoding Gfo/Idh/MocA family protein; amino-acid sequence: MSAVGVGVIGAGVISDAYIKSMQSFPDLSVVAIGDLRPEAAKEKAEQYGIPAHGGPEAVLNNADVEIVVNLTIPIAHVEVALAAIAAGKHVWSEKPFSLDQESGLKLLSTAQDAGLRLGCAPDTILGPGLQTARRIIEKGDIGQPLTALTLMQSPGPESWHPNPAFLFQEGAGPLWDIGPYYLTTLVQLFGPVAAVAGLGSKSRDKRTIGSGPLAGTEFDVTVPTHVSAIARFESGQSSQSIFSFDSPLPRAGFVEITGSEATLALPDPNRFDGELKVRRRDGEDWESVATTEATAERGTGVLEMARAIRADRPHRATGALAFHVVDVMASITDSIESGTFVDVTSTVEVPPVLPDDWDVTAATL
- a CDS encoding Pr6Pr family membrane protein, which translates into the protein MTKFGAGRLWFAVTAAVVAIGIIVQLVVTATTTEGFFPDNPDRVLNVFAFFTIQSNLLLGGTTLLLALGAASDSTVFRTLRLNGVLCIAVTGIVYHVALAGLDELSGAAALTNFLLHTATPVLGVVGWLLFGPRDRTDREIVGWSLAFPLLWLAFTLVRGELVGFYPYPFVDVGELGYAQVLLNCLLVALLFLALAFGATLLDRRLTRTTVER
- a CDS encoding sugar phosphate isomerase/epimerase family protein, encoding MVAVDNLSLQLYTVRHKLEEDFDATLARIAEIGYTKVEPFGLVNLAPQLAEALPKYGLSAPSTHAGLLREDSGPIFEAAQQLGIGTVIDPFVEPARWQSADDIKATAEALNKAAAEGAEHGIAVGYHNHHFELESVIDGVHGLEILVAHLSDEVILEVDTYWAAVGGADVPALLGRLGDRVKALHVKDGDGTLDNKAQVAVGDGTIAVQDILAAAPTALRVVELDDFSGEIFDAVEGSFRYLTGQDFA